A genomic segment from Nicotiana sylvestris chromosome 1, ASM39365v2, whole genome shotgun sequence encodes:
- the LOC104214542 gene encoding beta-xylosidase/alpha-L-arabinofuranosidase 2-like, translating to MALTYNNMKKQHSVLLCFFFILSHFALEFKPVLAQTTSPAFACDVANNPGVKNFGFCDVSLDVSARVNDLVKRLTLEEKITMLVNTAGSVSRLGIPKYEWWSEALHGISYTGPGVKFNGVVPGATSFPQPILTSASFNETLFETIGKAVSTEARAMYNVGLAGLTYWSPNVNIYRDPRWGRGQETPGEDPTLASKYGVAYVKGLQQRDDGKKDMLKVASCCKHYTAYDVDDWKGIQRYNFNAKVTQQDLDDTFNPPFKSCVVDGNVASVMCSYNQVNGKPTCGDHDLLAGVIRGQWKLNGYIVTDCDSLNEIYWAQHYTKTPEETAALSLNSGLDLNCGSWLGKYTQGAVNQGLVNESVIDRAVSNNFATLMRLGFFDGDPKNHAYGSLGPKDVCSPEHQELAREAARQGIVLLKNSAGSLPLSPKSIKSLAVIGPNANVGYTMIGSYEGTPCKLTTPLQGLNASVATVYHPGCFNASVSCDPALADDAKKIAAAADAVVLVMGSDQSVERESKDRVNITLPGQQSLLITEVASVSKGPVILVIMSGGGMDVQFAVDNPKVTSIVWIGFPGEDGGGALADIIFGYYNPSGRLPMTWYPQSYADKVDMTNMNMRADPKTGFPGRSYRFYNGPTVFNFGDGLSYSNYKHHLVQAPKYVSIPLEEGHACRSTRCKSIDAVNEQSCSNLGYDIHLRVKNVGKMSGSHTVFLFTSPPSVHNAPQKHLLEFQKIHLTPQSEGIVKFKLDVCKHLSVVDEVGNKKVALGLHVLHIGDLKHSLTVRI from the exons ATGGCCTTGACGTATAATAATATGAAGAAACAACACTCTGTTTTGCtctgtttcttctttattttaagcCATTTTGCCTTAGAATTCAAGCCAGTTTTGGCTCAAACTACATCTCCTGCTTTTGCTTGTGATGTTGCAAACAATCCTGGGGTAAAGAACTTTGGCTTTTGTGATGTCTCATTGGATGTGTCAGCCAGGGTAAATGATCTAGTAAAAAGATTAACATTGGAGGAAAAAATTACTATGTTGGTGAATACTGCTGGAAGTGTAAGTAGACTTGGAATTCCAAAATATGAGTGGTGGTCTGAGGCTTTACATGGGATTTCATACACTGGTCCTGGAGTTAAATTTAATGGTGTAGTTCCTGGTGCCACTAGCTTCCCTCAACCCATTCTCACTTCTGCTTCTTTCAATGAGACTCTGTTTGAAACCATTGGAAAG GCGGTATCCACTGAGGCTAGAGCAATGTACAATGTTGGTTTAGCAGGCTTGACATATTGGTCACCAAATGTGAACATTTACCGCGATCCCAGATGGGGAAGAGGCCAAGAAACACCAGGAGAAGATCCAACACTCGCCAGCAAGTATGGTGTAGCTTATGTTAAAGGTTTGCAGCAGCGCGATGATGGTAAAAAAGACATGCTCAAGGTTGCTTCTTGCTGTAAGCACTATACAGCTTATGATGTCGATGATTGGAAAGGAATCCAACGTTACAATTTCAATGCTAAG GTAACACAGCAAGATTTAGATGATACATTTAATCCTCCATTCAAGAGTTGTGTTGTTGATGGAAATGTAGCCAGTGTGATGTGTTCTTACAACCAAGTCAATGGCAAGCCTACCTGTGGTGATCATGACCTTTTGGCTGGTGTTATCAGAGGACAATGGAAATTAAATGG ATATATTGTTACTGATTGTGATTCATTAAATGAGATATACTGGGCTCAACACTACACCAAGACACCAGAGGAGACTGCAGCTTTGTCTCTAAATTCAG GGCTGGACCTGAATTGTGGTTCTTGGCTTGGTAAATACACTCAAGGTGCTGTAAACCAAGGACTAGTAAATGAATCAGTTATCGATAGAGCAGTCTCAAACAACTTTGCTACGCTAATGAGACTTGGATTCTTTGATGGTGATCCGAAAAACCATGCCTATGGAAGCCTTGGTCCCAAAGATGTGTGCTCCCCAGAACACCAAGAGCTAGCTCGTGAAGCAGCAAGACAAGGAATTGTCTTGCTTAAAAACAGTGCAGGATCATTACCTCTGTCCCCCAAATCGATCAAGTCTTTAGCAGTCATTGGCCCTAATGCCAATGTTGGCTATACCATGATTGGCAGTTATGAAG GCACTCCATGCAAGTTAACAACTCCACTGCAAGGACTAAATGCATCAGTTGCTACAGTTTACCACCCGGGCTGTTTCAATGCCAGTGTATCTTGTGACCCAGCACTAGCTGATGATGCCAAGAAAATAGCAGCTGCAGCTGATGCTGTGGTATTGGTAATGGGATCAGATCAATCTGTTGAGAGGGAGAGCAAGGACAGAGTAAATATAACACTCCCTGGACAACAATCACTTCTTATAACTGAGGTTGCTAGTGTTTCAAAGGGACCTGTAATCCTAGTTATCATGTCTGGAGGTGGTATGGATGTACAATTTGCTGTTGATAACCCTAAAGTTACAAGCATTGTTTGGATTGGTTTCCCTGGTGAAGATGGTGGTGGTGCCCTAGCTGATATCATCTTTGGATATTACAATCCAA GTGGAAGGCTTCCAATGACATGGTATCCACAATCATATGCAGACAAAGTTGATATGACTAACATGAACATGAGGGCAGATCCTAAAACAGGATTTCCTGGAAGAAGTTACAGGTTCTACAACGGTCCAACTGTTTTTAACTTTGGAGATGGATTAAGTTACTCTAACTACAAACACCACCTAGTACAAGCACCAAAATATGTCTCCATTCCCCTAGAGGAAGGACATGCTTGTCGATCGACGAGGTGCAAGTCCATTGATGCTGTTAATGAGCAGAGCTGCAGCAACTTAGGATATGACATTCACTTGAGAGTTAAGAATGTTGGAAAAATGAGTGGAAGTCACACTGTTTTCTTGTTCACTTCACCACCCTCAGTTCACAATGCACCTCAGAAACATTTGTTGGAGTTTCAAAAGATTCATTTGACACCACAAAGTGAAGggattgttaagttcaagttagatgtatgcaagcatttgagTGTAGTTGATGAAGTTGGAAACAAGAAAGTTGCTTTAGGTTTACATGTGCTTCATATAGGAGATTTGAAACATTCCTTGACTGTGAGGATTTAA